One window of the Quadrisphaera setariae genome contains the following:
- a CDS encoding acyl carrier protein, with the protein MAQSEQEILAGVAELVNEETGLPVESVEMDKSFTDDLDIDSLSMTSIVVQAEDKFSVTIPDEDTKNLKTVRDVVTYIQQAQG; encoded by the coding sequence ATGGCGCAGTCCGAGCAGGAGATCCTGGCCGGCGTGGCCGAGCTGGTCAACGAGGAGACCGGCCTGCCCGTCGAGAGCGTGGAGATGGACAAGTCCTTCACCGACGACCTCGACATCGACTCCCTGTCGATGACCTCGATCGTCGTGCAGGCCGAGGACAAGTTCTCCGTCACCATCCCCGACGAGGACACGAAGAACCTCAAGACGGTGCGCGACGTCGTCACCTACATCCAGCAGGCCCAGGGCTGA
- the fabF gene encoding beta-ketoacyl-ACP synthase II: MSSSPSRTRVVVTGLGAVTPLGDTVQATWDALLSGTPGAHTIDEPWVEEFHLPVTFAARTNVPSPDVLPKHEAKRLDPSGQFAVAAARQAWADAGTPQVDPLRLAAVVATGIGGVHTLLDAYDTLRTRGPRRVLPMTVPMLMPNGAAGAVSLALGAAAGAHAPVSACASGGEAVAYGLNMIRTGRADVAVVGGTEAAIHPMPLASFAAMQALSTRNDSPETASRPYDTTRDGFVMGDGAGIMVLESEEFARARGARIYAEVLGAGTSSDAYHIAAPEPEGAGASRAVVEALRTSGVSAADVVHINAHATSTPAGDLAEVKALRVALGADLDHVAVSATKSMTGHMLGAAGAVESIFSILALHHRLAPPTINVEDVDPGADVDLVLKTPRELPEGIALNNAFGFGGHNVAVAFGPAS, from the coding sequence GTGAGCTCGAGCCCGTCCCGCACGCGCGTGGTCGTCACCGGCCTCGGCGCCGTCACCCCGCTCGGTGACACCGTGCAGGCGACCTGGGACGCCCTGCTCTCCGGCACCCCCGGTGCCCACACCATCGACGAGCCGTGGGTGGAGGAGTTCCACCTGCCGGTCACCTTCGCCGCGCGCACGAACGTCCCCTCCCCCGACGTCCTGCCCAAGCACGAGGCGAAGCGCCTGGACCCCTCGGGCCAGTTCGCCGTGGCCGCAGCCCGCCAGGCCTGGGCCGACGCAGGCACGCCCCAGGTCGACCCGCTGCGCCTGGCCGCGGTCGTCGCGACGGGGATCGGCGGTGTGCACACCCTGCTCGACGCCTACGACACCCTGCGCACGCGCGGCCCGCGCCGCGTGCTGCCGATGACCGTGCCGATGCTCATGCCCAACGGCGCCGCGGGCGCGGTCAGCCTGGCGCTGGGCGCCGCGGCCGGCGCGCACGCACCGGTGTCGGCGTGCGCCTCCGGCGGCGAGGCCGTCGCGTACGGCCTCAACATGATCCGCACGGGTCGTGCGGACGTGGCCGTGGTCGGCGGCACCGAGGCGGCGATCCACCCGATGCCGCTGGCGAGCTTCGCCGCGATGCAGGCGCTGTCCACCCGCAACGACTCCCCCGAGACCGCCTCGCGGCCCTACGACACCACCCGTGACGGGTTCGTCATGGGTGACGGCGCCGGGATCATGGTGCTGGAGTCCGAGGAGTTCGCCCGCGCCCGCGGAGCCCGCATCTACGCCGAGGTCCTCGGCGCCGGGACCTCCTCCGACGCGTACCACATCGCCGCTCCCGAGCCCGAGGGCGCGGGTGCCTCGCGGGCCGTCGTCGAGGCGCTGCGCACCTCGGGCGTCAGCGCCGCCGACGTGGTCCACATCAACGCCCACGCGACCTCCACGCCCGCGGGTGACCTCGCGGAGGTCAAGGCGCTGCGCGTGGCCCTCGGGGCCGACCTCGACCACGTGGCCGTCAGCGCCACCAAGTCGATGACGGGGCACATGCTGGGTGCCGCAGGAGCCGTGGAGTCGATCTTCTCCATCCTCGCGCTGCACCACCGCCTCGCGCCCCCCACGATCAACGTGGAGGACGTCGACCCGGGCGCCGACGTCGACCTGGTGCTCAAGACCCCGCGCGAGCTGCCGGAGGGCATCGCCCTCAACAACGCCTTCGGCTTCGGCGGGCACAACGTGGCCGTGGCGTTCGGCCCCGCCAGCTGA
- a CDS encoding beta-ketoacyl-ACP synthase III yields MSSTSSLVSSTGPGHARIMSVGAFRPQRVVTNEEICTYIESTDEWIRQRTGIEERRWADADTSVVDMAQAAATEAIEKAGLAASDIDAVIVATVSHPYQTPAAAAILTHRLGATPAAAWDVSAGCAGFCHALAQASDLVRGGTARHVLVVGAEKLTDFTDLTDRSTAFLFADGAGAVVVGPSDAPGIGPTVWGSDGGQWETIKNKRSWLELRAAQEAGEEVVWPALEQEGRQVFRWAVWQMAPVAQKAIDAAGIAVEELSAFVPHQANMRIIDAMVKQLGLPESVPVARDIAQMGNTSAASVPLAMHRMLAEGQAPSGGLALLIGYGAGLSYASQVVVLP; encoded by the coding sequence ATGAGCAGCACGTCCTCGCTGGTCTCCTCGACCGGCCCCGGTCACGCCCGGATCATGTCCGTGGGCGCGTTCCGCCCGCAGCGCGTGGTGACCAACGAGGAGATCTGCACCTACATCGAGTCCACCGACGAGTGGATCCGGCAGCGCACCGGCATCGAGGAGCGCCGCTGGGCGGACGCGGACACCTCCGTGGTCGACATGGCGCAGGCCGCTGCGACCGAGGCGATCGAGAAGGCTGGCCTGGCGGCCAGCGACATCGACGCGGTGATCGTCGCCACGGTCAGCCACCCGTACCAGACCCCCGCCGCCGCGGCGATCCTCACGCACCGCCTGGGCGCCACCCCGGCCGCCGCGTGGGACGTCTCCGCCGGGTGTGCCGGCTTCTGCCACGCGCTCGCCCAGGCCAGCGACCTGGTCCGCGGCGGTACCGCCCGCCACGTGCTGGTGGTCGGCGCGGAGAAGCTCACCGACTTCACCGACCTCACCGACAGGTCCACCGCGTTCCTGTTCGCCGACGGCGCGGGCGCCGTCGTCGTCGGTCCCTCCGACGCCCCCGGCATCGGCCCCACCGTGTGGGGCAGCGACGGCGGCCAGTGGGAGACCATCAAGAACAAGCGCTCCTGGCTGGAGCTGCGCGCCGCCCAGGAGGCCGGCGAGGAGGTCGTCTGGCCGGCGCTGGAGCAGGAGGGCCGGCAGGTCTTCCGCTGGGCGGTCTGGCAGATGGCCCCGGTGGCGCAGAAGGCGATCGACGCCGCGGGCATCGCCGTGGAGGAGCTGTCCGCCTTCGTGCCCCACCAGGCGAACATGCGCATCATCGACGCGATGGTGAAGCAGCTCGGCCTGCCCGAGAGCGTGCCGGTGGCCCGCGACATCGCGCAGATGGGCAACACCTCGGCGGCCTCCGTGCCGCTGGCGATGCACCGGATGCTCGCCGAGGGCCAGGCGCCCTCGGGCGGGCTGGCGCTGCTCATCGGCTACGGCGCGGGGCTGTCGTACGCCTCGCAGGTCGTCGTGCTGCCCTGA